The stretch of DNA GATTTTGACACTCCTTCAGCAAACAATAGCCGGCGCAAATCTTTTGCCTCACACGAAGGTAACACTAGCTTCTTCAGCGTGTCTGGGGTGCAGATGTCTTCGAGTTTCGGCCAATCGCCGTGCAAAACGAAGTCGCCATCTGCCGATCTGTGATACGTGAAAAGTCCGGCCTGCGAATGTAGGAAGCCGATCTGGCTTCTTGGTACTCGGTATTCCGTCCATTCCGATTCGAATAGGGCTAGCCCGTTCAAAGCCCAGACTGCAACTGCGCCAGCGGGATCGTTCGGGTTTTCCGCTGCAAAGTAGGCTGCGTTAACTGGGTTCTGCGTCCAATCAAGAAGACGTGTGGCCATGCCGTGGTGCTGCGCCAATGCGTACGCTGGATGCGGCGATGAGCAGTGAGAGTCGTTGGAAACCACTTCGCGGGAGATCTTGTGCGAAATAAATCCACCCGGAACGTGCAGTCCGAGTTCATCGGCCAAAGAGGTGAATGCTTGCACTTGCAAGAACTCGAATCGCCGCTGCGCAACCTGTTGGCGAATCTGTTTTCGATCTAATTCTGAACTGCCAAGTAGTCCTGTGTTCACCTTGATCACATCGTCAATGATCTCGTCGGTGATCGTTTCAAGGACTGCCTGAAAGTGATTGTCTTTCCAAATGCTAGGACGCCAGGCCGATGGTGTGAGTCCCCAGGTCGAGTCACCTTGACCACGAAAAACCCACGGTGTAAGTGACGCGTTGTCACTCAGCCAACGCGGATTTGATCGTCGAAGTGCATCGAGGAATTCGCGAGCAGTGTTGAAGGTGATCGTTTCGTATTGCTGGTTGAAAGCCATCTTTCCTGCACTACTTTCCACTGTGACACTCCTTTACCGCGACATTGGTCAGTCCATTTTGTTTCAGAAGCGTCTGCACTTCACCCACGTATGTCGTTTCAGCGTTTGGTTTGACCGCAACCTCTTGAATCAAGTCAGTGAGTTTGATCGGTAAATGAAACCCCCTCTCGTCCGCCGCCCGAAGTTGTTTGTATTCCGACCGACTTTTGGAAAGTACCAGTTCGCGATGATTCTGTTTCTCAAGGTCCGTGAGACTGGGGATTGGCTCCGATGGCCGAAGCGGCTTTGAAATCCGCAAAGGTAATCGGAGAATAATTGGCGACTTGGCCACCATGCGAACTTCGTCTTCGTAACTCCACCCCTCCTCAACAATCGCAAGAATGCTGCGAAAGTCATCGTACTCAAGGAAGTAACTCGAATAGTCAATGTAACCGACCGCACAAACGGAAGGTTGTGCGTGGCGAACTGGTGTATTGTGAGCCCAGCCGAGCGCGCGCTCAAGCTGCCCAACCGTCGTCTTGAAGGCGATACCATTTTTCGAAGTTGCGTAATCCCACATGCTCGAAGATATTGTTGCGTTTCTGTGCCAACAGGAAACCCCGCAAAGTTGGGCCATCAGCACGTTGCAGTCTCGAACAGTCTGCGTAGAAGCTGCCAGGAACCGTTGCTTTCTCCTTGCCGCCTCTTGATCAGTGAGCCCTCGCGACATCGCCATGTGGTCACAGTACTCTTCCGGGCTCTCATTGATGTCGGGAAGAGTTCCTTCATTGTCATCTTCAAACGTCCACGGATAACTGAACCACAGCTGTCCGACATCATTGAAGTATTTGATGTTCTTTCCCTTATTATCATCATCTGTCCAAAGACTATGCTCCGAATACTTGCGGAGCATGTCCTCAAACTTCCAGTCATCTATATAGCGCCATATCGATGTGTTGGCATCAGGTGGGTGGGGATCACTTGTCATTGTCAAATTTGCGTTTTCGCCTCCTGTTTACTATTGGGACTCGCATTGACAACACGGGGATGCTTACGCGACCGGAAAACAATGACATTGTTCATTGGTCTATCTCGCCATCAAACAGGAGCTTTTGAATTTCTTCACTCCCGAGGGATTGTTTGATCTCATTCACCTTCTTCTGAAGTCGCTCGATCACCAGCGTGTCTGAATCGTCAGTGAATGCGTAAACCCCAACAGGGCCGGGCCGCCCAACTCGAAGGAACTGCCCAATTCGGGCATCGACGGTGGCTGGATTCCATGGAAGGTCGTAGAAGATGACAGCGGCAACCTCCGGGATGCGAACCGTCATTGCCGAGGTACAGACCAGCACGCCGCCATTCTGTGAAAAATCGGCAATGATCTGTTCACGTTCTCCATAGGAGCTACTGCCGGTTATGGCAGTAACATCAAAATGATTGTCGCTGAGCGCACTTTCCAGATACGTTGCCGTATTCACGTAGCTTGTGAACACACAAATTCGCATGTCTCCGCTGGAAGAAACACCAATCGTATGCAGGAGTTCGAGCAACGATTCAAGTTTGGAATCCGTCTCGACCTCCTCAAGCATAGCGAGCAATCTGGGTACGTCGTCCATGAAAGATGATTGCGCCAGCGACTGACCATCCAAGTTCTCATCTGCGGATTCCGGTTCGATTTCGACATCGTCTGATTTTGACGCGACATCTCGAAGGCCATGAACTGTCTCGTTCCTAACTCGTTGCATTTGACTCAAACGCTGTTCAAGTGCTAGCAAGCTTGAAGATGCTGTTTGCAGCAATGCGGTTGCCTCTAACTGTGATCTCGGCTCTTTCACACCTGCTCGACGAATACACGCCTGCAATTCCAACAGAATCTGTTGTTCGTCATCTCGCCGGACATGATGTATCCACTTGATTTGAACGTCGGGAAGCAATGGGTTCCCATCGTTGTCCCTGACGGTGTCACGTGACCAGACCGTTACCTTCGCGTCGTGAAAAAGCGGATTCGCGACACCTTCGCCGTCTGGGATCTTCGAAAGCGCATGAAGAAGCAGCGACCGGGCTTGTGGGCTGCTCTCGAATAGCCGCTGTACAAGCTCGTATCGTTGTGTCTTTGGCCTGAGATGATGCGCTTCGTCAACAACAATCAGGTCCCAGATCGTTTTCGATAACAATTCTGCGACGTCAGCCTGTCGAGCGAAGTCGATTGACATCACCACTACACCGGTGTTCATCCAAAGGTCATCATCCTCGCCAGCGACCATCTCGCGTAGGCGGCGGCGATCGACAAAACGACATGGTACTTCGGGCGAATTACGCTGAAGCATGTCACACCATTGTTGGGCAATCCCCATCGGTGCCAGGACCAATACTCGTTTCGCCTGGCTGTGATAGAACGCGTATGCAACAATCTGGCTTCCAATAAAGCCTTTTCCCAGACCTGGTAGGCTGGTGAGTAGATGTTTCTGCTTGGAATCCGCAGCCAGAAAGTCGGCAGCGAATTCGGCTTGATGAGGGAAGCAGCCGAGTTCCAGGAAGGCGGTTGTAATCTCACTTTTATTCATTGTTGCCCCTCCCGCTGTCTCGCTTCGGCGGTTCGTGCCTTTCTCAGCATCCAATCTCGGTTCGAGGCGAGTGACTGATATTCGTCCACGGTTATCTCACGCCTGAAGTGGAAGATTACATTGCGGATGTCGCGTAGTTGTTCGAGTTTGGCTCTCGTGCGTGGACGACTACCGCCAAAGAATGGTGCAAAGTGCGGCCACCTTCGTCCATCGCCAACGATCTGGATGTAGTCGTTGAATGACATTTTGTGGAGTTCGGTTGGCATGCTCTCGGCATCGTACTTGTCCTTGAGACACTCATGAGCACACGCAGCGAGCGTCTCTGGATTAACGGCGATAGTCATCAGCGCCCTGAGAGCCAATTCAACTTCACCGATCAGGACAAAGGGGCTGGCGACGCGGTACAGATACCGAAGGATGTCCATCGAAGTGACTATACCGAGAAGCCGGTCGGGCGATCCGACAAGAATCGAATTGTTCCGGTCAATCACATCGAACCACTCGGCAAACTCGTCGGTCACTCGTGCGAACGACGGCTTTGAGTCCATGCAATCTTCAACGGTGAGTTCCAAGGCGTCGAACTTACGATTTTTGGTCGCCGCAAGACTCTGGGTGATGACTGCCTGTGCAAAAGTCTGGTGGGAAAACAGCCCCAGCACCTCGCGTCCCACGACGACGGGAACCTGTGAAAACCTATGCTTGCCGAGCAGATCAAGGGCGTCTGCAACGGGCATTTCTGGTTCGACTGTCAACAGTGATTGGTCATCAGGTATTACGCTGTTCACACGGTGGAACAACTCCGTCAAGGATGGCGGGTCTGGCTCGCGTGGCTGAGATGTGTTTTCTGTTGGTTGCATAGGAAAGGTCTCGACTTATTCCTCACCGTCTTTCCGGGTGATTGAACATGTTTGCGATGACAGGTACTGGCGTTGCAGTAACGGAATTCCTGTTTCTCGCCACCATTCAGAGCAGATCTGGCCGCTGGACATTCCGCCGGCGTCGTATCGTTCGACGAAGATGGGCTGGTCGCCTCGCAGCATGCTGCCAGTCAGGTCTTTGATCTTCAATTCCACTTGAGCAATGAACTTCTCAGCCGTTTCTGGAAGCTCGGCTGCTGAGAAGTGGTCGCGGAGTTCCTTCCAGAGGAACGGATCGCCACGCAGGCCCCATTGCCTTGGTTCCGTGAAGACTGACTGGATGCGGTTGGGCGCACTCATGACTCCACCTCCGCTTCACGTGGTGGATGGATGTGGGAGGTGTTGAGTTCGGGGGTCCATTGGGCGAAGGGGATGAAGTTGCCTTCGGCGTCGGTTGGTGGGCCGGGTGGTGGATTGAGGATGGTTTGGTAGGGTTGGCCGGTGCGGATGGCTTTGGCCATTTGATCGTAGATTTCGAGGATGGTGCGTTTGGTGCGGTATTCGCCGTCGTATTTGGCTTCGTCCTTGCGGCGAACGATGGGGAAGGTGTCCATAATGTAGTCGACGGCGTCGCGCGGCGAGGGGAACATCTCGCGGAGCGTCGGATTGTCGGCTCCCCATTCTTCGTCGGAGCCGAGATAGAGATGGAAGTAGGCCGCATCCAGCTCGCACCGAATCTGAAACCGCCGCTCCTCATCCCAGCGAAACGGCGGTCCGTCATAGCCACAGTCTGTCGCGAATTGTTCTAGGTCCCAAGCTGTAAAGCTAAGTTCAAGGACCGCAGTCCCAATCCACTCTTGCAGCAACTCGCCGCTGCTCCACGGACAAATCTGTCCAAACAAGCTCTTCTTCACAAGTGGAAGCTGGGCAAAAATAAAGTGGCTCAAATTGATGCCGCCCATTTTTTCACGCAGCACAAAATCCAATCCGAACACGTTCAGATTTGCGACCAGGGATGCACAAACTTTTGTAGGATGATTTGCGTAGATTTGAAACAGGCTATGGCCCGCTCCGGCCCGTGGTGTTACGACAACTATGCACGTCCTCTCATTGGTCGGGCTCGTAACAGCGCAAAAGTGCATAAGCCAACAGCGGTCCCATCTGGCTTCCACCTTGCGATCAACAGACTCGGCATTGACCCAGTATTGGGGTGTTACCGAATACAGCGGGTCAGTGAGACGATTTGATGGCGTTACGTCACTCGATGCTTGTCGCCCCTCGTTCGATGTGTTCACAATTACACTGGCTGCCCGGTGGTTGAATTGTTGGACCATCTTACCTTCGTAAAGGACAACAGGTTTGGCCAAATCGTTTGCGTCGCGGAATAACTCATCTGCCTCGTGAGACATCTGGAACATGCTGGTGGTCTCAATCATCCAGCAGTCATCGGAGTTGTTGTCGACGTTGACAGGATGCCTCTTATGCATCTCGTTGACGAGCTGCGCCGATGAGTTAGTTCGAAAAACGGGGCATGTGCGACTCAGTGGGTTTACACGTTCGATATCCTCCGCAGACAATGGAAAAACACGGGTGTGATCGGAGAGCTCAGACGTTGCATGGAGAAAGAATCCGAATTGAGCGGCCACTCGACTTCCACGTTGCCGTCCTGTAGTAACTAGTGAAAATCGCATGCTTGCATGGACGGTTGGGAAAAATACTTTCCTGTTCTCAAAATCAAATAGCGACACAAGTCGGCGAGATGACATTAGGAATTCAAAGAATTGACTTGTGCCCTTGTTTGTTGCAAGGCCACTCGGCACTACATTCCCGGAACGTCCATTCTTTGCTATCAATTTTGTTGCAAGTTCCACGAATAGGTTCGCGGTGCTGAGATTACCTTGAGCTGTGAGCGGGAGTAATTGCCCAATGTGCAACAAATGAGCGCTTGCGAGAATCAGGCGACGGTGGCGTTGCCATCGCTTCCAGGAGTCGGAGTCGTCTTGTTCCAGACGGGCAATTGCTTTCTGCCTTTTAGCGCGGTTTTCGATCAAAGCAATGTCAGGGCGGACGTCTCCGAAGAACTTGCGTTCTTCAGGGCGAAGTTCATCCCATGGGGGATTTCCTAGAATCGAGTCAAATCCACTGTCCCACCCACACTCTTCATTGTCAGGGTTCGCGTCGACTGAGGGTAGGACGAATACATCGGGAAATGCCAAGTGCCAATGAAAGAATTGGTGCCGCGCGCTGACTTGCTGCACTTCTTCACGAACATGCGGTAGTACATTATGCGGGCTCCGTTCAATGTCACGAAACTTGCGTTCGGTTGGGCAAAGCCGGCCAAGGTCACTCTCGTCTTTCTTCCAAACAAAAGTCGCGCACCATGTATCCGCCCAGAAGCGAGCGTTGAGGTAGTCGGCTCCTTTGACGAGGTCTTGGTATCGTTGCCGCTTGGCAGCAATCGAATCAAGAGAGTCGTCCTCGGCGGCGGTCAGCTTGGCAAACTCAGCGGCGGCGTTGCCGAGCTTGAACACTGGCTCAAACAAATAGCCCTGACCGGCTTTGTATTCACTGCGTTCCTTCTTATTGTCTTTCTTGAGGTCTGCGCAAACCTTCTTGTCATCGCCTTCGATTGGCTTGAACGCATCATCGGGGATGCCGTCGGCCAACAGTCGCGGTGTGGTTCCGAGCAGGCTATTGCCACACTGGATGTGGTGATCAAGAAATGAGAGCGGCTTGCCCGGTTCGAGTGCTTCCATCCAGAGGCTGACTTTGCACAACTCGACCGCCATCGGGTTGATGTCGACGCCGTAGATGCAACGGCCGATGATGTCTCGCTTGGCATGCTGCACGTCGAGTGTGTTGGGCTGATCGTCGCCAGTGCGAAGACGGGCCAAGTGCATCGCCATTCGTTCGGCGGCGGCGATCAGAAAGTGACCACTACCGCAGGCTGGGTCGCAGACTTTCAGGTCCAGTAGCGCTGCTTCAGCTTCGGCCGGATCGGGAACGTCGATCGCTTGGCTGACGACAGGATCAAGAGCCGAGTCAAGGAGGCAGTTGATGAGCGACGTCGGTGTGTAGTAGCTGCCGGTAGTCTTCCGTTCGTTGCCGGCGGCGGTGCCGAGTGTGAAGGGGCCTTCGTCGGTGTCGATGTTGGGATGCAGTTCCAGCAGGGATTCGTAAACGCTGCCAAGTTCCTCGCTGCCCAGATTGCCGAAGTCGACCGGACGCCGGTAACTGCTGCCTCGGCCCGACGTGTCTTCGGTGTAGCAGAGATTGCGAAACGCATCGAGCAAATCCTGATTGGCGAGCAACGCATCATCCAGATCGGGCGTGGAATCGTCCGAGAATAGAAACGAACCCATGCCGGGAATGCCCAGCGGCGCGTAACCTTCCCGCAGCTTCAGAAACAGGACCTTCAGCGATTCGTACAGATCGGTGTGAGCGGTGCCGCGTCGTTCGTAGGCCAGCGAACGAATACGGCTGACCGAATAGAAGCGGGCATACCGATCGCGTACTTCTGGCGTTGTGTCGGTCGGATGCAGCAGGTTCTGGCCATTCTCGGTCTTCTTTTCCTCGGCGACCAGCAACATCAGCAGCCGATAGACGACTCGCAGCAACTGACGGTAGTAGTCCTGCGTCGACAGCTCGCCGGTCCGCAGTCGCTCGCGGAGTGCGTTGTTGCCTTTGGTAGTGAGGAAGCCGGCACCGAGTGACTTGATGGCCGTTTCGACACCGTCCCGCAGTTTTTCACGAGCTCGCGTTCCCTGCTGGTCGGCCTGATTGGCCCATTTCTCCAGCCAGCAGTCTTCCGGCTTGCCGTCTTGTGCGATTTCGACGCGCGATTGATGGCAGAGCAGAAACATCAGCATGAAGTCGGCGTAGTGTTCACCGTCCATCATGGCTTCCAGATCGAACTCGACATTGGCCGCTCGGGCCAGCGCCGCGTTGTCTCGCAGCAGAAAAAGCTTCAGCCCGTTGGAGACAAACCCCCAGCGATGTTGGGCACTGCGGTTGAGTTGTTCCTGAAGCAGACTGTACGGAGCACGCGTGGCCGCCCCGGAAACTCCCGGCGTGCGACGATCCAGCGGCAGACGGGCCGACAGCAGGTGAATCGGAACGTGATTCTCCCAGCCATGGCTGATCGGATATTCCTTGCCATCAATTTCGATCGCCTTCTTGGCTTGCAGGCGACCGTAACCGAGTTCCTGAAATAACGGCAGCAGCCATTCATCACGCGTGACGGTGGTCCCGGCATCCGACGCTGGCAATGCCGCGAACTTCTTGCGGAATGACTTCCACGCGGCCAAGCATTCATTCCACGCCCGACTAGCCGCTTCGTTCAGCCGTTCGCCACTGCGCAGGTGATAGTCTTTGGGTGACAGCCCTTTGAGATCGGGATCGCCCTCAACAACGCGCGTCAGCAAATCGACCGGCAGTAGCAGACCAGCAGTGGTGACAGTTGTAAATGGGTTACGTGATCGTATTCGCACGAGTTGTTTTCCAGTTGTCCGTTAAAGTGTTTCCGTACTCGTATTCCGTATGCCCCAACCCGTCTCCCTGACAGGGGAAGGGGCTTAGTATTTATTTGTATTCGGCGTCGAAATTATCCACTTGCCCGCCTAATTCGATGATCACGTGAGGAGCAGGTGGCGATTGGGATAGACCATCGCGTTCCCATCTTCGAGCTTCTCTCGCATTTGCACGAATCATGGACATTGCCCATGGCTGAAGCCCCGCTTCGGACACTTCGACTCTAGGCGGCAAGATGATGTATCCGTTACGGCTATCACCAATTCCGACATAGTCCCTCTTGGCTACGCACAAGGCCGTCAATGCACAGATAACCGCAGCTCTATGTTCGTGGTCAGTGACATCGCCAGTTGTTGATTCGATAGTACGATTCGGCAACAGGCGACTGATTAGTTCCTCAAATCGGTTTTCATCAGGCATGTGGCGGCCTGGTGCATCGGGCCCTAAAAGCCACTCGTAAAAAATGTCTGATTTTGCTTTTGATGAG from Symmachiella dynata encodes:
- a CDS encoding FRG domain-containing protein, whose translation is MESSAGKMAFNQQYETITFNTAREFLDALRRSNPRWLSDNASLTPWVFRGQGDSTWGLTPSAWRPSIWKDNHFQAVLETITDEIIDDVIKVNTGLLGSSELDRKQIRQQVAQRRFEFLQVQAFTSLADELGLHVPGGFISHKISREVVSNDSHCSSPHPAYALAQHHGMATRLLDWTQNPVNAAYFAAENPNDPAGAVAVWALNGLALFESEWTEYRVPRSQIGFLHSQAGLFTYHRSADGDFVLHGDWPKLEDICTPDTLKKLVLPSCEAKDLRRLLFAEGVSKSHLMPTFDNIRDTLNSMWQE
- a CDS encoding helicase-related protein, which codes for MNKSEITTAFLELGCFPHQAEFAADFLAADSKQKHLLTSLPGLGKGFIGSQIVAYAFYHSQAKRVLVLAPMGIAQQWCDMLQRNSPEVPCRFVDRRRLREMVAGEDDDLWMNTGVVVMSIDFARQADVAELLSKTIWDLIVVDEAHHLRPKTQRYELVQRLFESSPQARSLLLHALSKIPDGEGVANPLFHDAKVTVWSRDTVRDNDGNPLLPDVQIKWIHHVRRDDEQQILLELQACIRRAGVKEPRSQLEATALLQTASSSLLALEQRLSQMQRVRNETVHGLRDVASKSDDVEIEPESADENLDGQSLAQSSFMDDVPRLLAMLEEVETDSKLESLLELLHTIGVSSSGDMRICVFTSYVNTATYLESALSDNHFDVTAITGSSSYGEREQIIADFSQNGGVLVCTSAMTVRIPEVAAVIFYDLPWNPATVDARIGQFLRVGRPGPVGVYAFTDDSDTLVIERLQKKVNEIKQSLGSEEIQKLLFDGEIDQ
- a CDS encoding HPP family protein; its protein translation is MQPTENTSQPREPDPPSLTELFHRVNSVIPDDQSLLTVEPEMPVADALDLLGKHRFSQVPVVVGREVLGLFSHQTFAQAVITQSLAATKNRKFDALELTVEDCMDSKPSFARVTDEFAEWFDVIDRNNSILVGSPDRLLGIVTSMDILRYLYRVASPFVLIGEVELALRALMTIAVNPETLAACAHECLKDKYDAESMPTELHKMSFNDYIQIVGDGRRWPHFAPFFGGSRPRTRAKLEQLRDIRNVIFHFRREITVDEYQSLASNRDWMLRKARTAEARQREGQQ
- a CDS encoding Eco57I restriction-modification methylase domain-containing protein, with the protein product MRIRSRNPFTTVTTAGLLLPVDLLTRVVEGDPDLKGLSPKDYHLRSGERLNEAASRAWNECLAAWKSFRKKFAALPASDAGTTVTRDEWLLPLFQELGYGRLQAKKAIEIDGKEYPISHGWENHVPIHLLSARLPLDRRTPGVSGAATRAPYSLLQEQLNRSAQHRWGFVSNGLKLFLLRDNAALARAANVEFDLEAMMDGEHYADFMLMFLLCHQSRVEIAQDGKPEDCWLEKWANQADQQGTRAREKLRDGVETAIKSLGAGFLTTKGNNALRERLRTGELSTQDYYRQLLRVVYRLLMLLVAEEKKTENGQNLLHPTDTTPEVRDRYARFYSVSRIRSLAYERRGTAHTDLYESLKVLFLKLREGYAPLGIPGMGSFLFSDDSTPDLDDALLANQDLLDAFRNLCYTEDTSGRGSSYRRPVDFGNLGSEELGSVYESLLELHPNIDTDEGPFTLGTAAGNERKTTGSYYTPTSLINCLLDSALDPVVSQAIDVPDPAEAEAALLDLKVCDPACGSGHFLIAAAERMAMHLARLRTGDDQPNTLDVQHAKRDIIGRCIYGVDINPMAVELCKVSLWMEALEPGKPLSFLDHHIQCGNSLLGTTPRLLADGIPDDAFKPIEGDDKKVCADLKKDNKKERSEYKAGQGYLFEPVFKLGNAAAEFAKLTAAEDDSLDSIAAKRQRYQDLVKGADYLNARFWADTWCATFVWKKDESDLGRLCPTERKFRDIERSPHNVLPHVREEVQQVSARHQFFHWHLAFPDVFVLPSVDANPDNEECGWDSGFDSILGNPPWDELRPEERKFFGDVRPDIALIENRAKRQKAIARLEQDDSDSWKRWQRHRRLILASAHLLHIGQLLPLTAQGNLSTANLFVELATKLIAKNGRSGNVVPSGLATNKGTSQFFEFLMSSRRLVSLFDFENRKVFFPTVHASMRFSLVTTGRQRGSRVAAQFGFFLHATSELSDHTRVFPLSAEDIERVNPLSRTCPVFRTNSSAQLVNEMHKRHPVNVDNNSDDCWMIETTSMFQMSHEADELFRDANDLAKPVVLYEGKMVQQFNHRAASVIVNTSNEGRQASSDVTPSNRLTDPLYSVTPQYWVNAESVDRKVEARWDRCWLMHFCAVTSPTNERTCIVVVTPRAGAGHSLFQIYANHPTKVCASLVANLNVFGLDFVLREKMGGINLSHFIFAQLPLVKKSLFGQICPWSSGELLQEWIGTAVLELSFTAWDLEQFATDCGYDGPPFRWDEERRFQIRCELDAAYFHLYLGSDEEWGADNPTLREMFPSPRDAVDYIMDTFPIVRRKDEAKYDGEYRTKRTILEIYDQMAKAIRTGQPYQTILNPPPGPPTDAEGNFIPFAQWTPELNTSHIHPPREAEVES